The Peptacetobacter hiranonis DNA window AGGATGTCCATATTTGTTATTTCTTCCACATAAAATAACTGCATACTCTGGTTTTGTCTTATCTAAAAATGCATCTGTCGTACTACTATGTGAACCATGATGTCCAACTTTTAATAAGTCTACATCTGGCATCTTGTTTAAAATCTCATATTCAACTTCTTCCTCAGCATCACCCGTAAATAGCATTTTGTCTTTTCCATGAGTTAGTAGAACTACAAGAGATTCATTATTTGTAGTGCTACCTCCATTAGTGTTGAAAACTTCAAAATAAGAATTTTTTAGCTTAAATTTTTTCCCTTCAAGTGGCACTGTAGGGTTTAGCCCTTTATCTGAAAGCGCCATGATAAAATCTCTATATGTCCGAGTATCTGCATCACCATTAGAAACAAATGCATTCTCTACCTTGCATTTCTTAACTACCTCATCTAGTCCTCCAGCATGGTCTGCATGTGCATGAGTAGAAACAAGATATTTAATATCCTTTACTCCCCGTCCATTTAAATAATTTACTACCGCTCTTTCGTCATCGTTGTCCCCTGCATCGATAAGCATCGCAACTCCACCATCATCTATTAGAATTGCATCGCTATTTCCTGTATCGATAAAGTGAATTTGTACATCACCATCAGACAATGTGTCGTTATTCGACCGAGACTTATCGCTCTGATCTTCTGTCGTATCAGATGCCGAATTTGATGCATCACTATCTGAAGACGAAATACTTGTTGATGTACTCGAATTATTAGATGAATTTTCATCTGTTGTATTCGATGAACATCCAGTGAATGTCATTGAAATCGATAATATCCCAGCAAGTATAATACCGATAAATTTAGATCTCAAATTCATATTGCCCTCCTTATGTACTTTTGTTTTTTCTGTGTTTTTCTTAGATACTTGGATAATTTAATTAAGCTACCCAAAAATCAATTATCCAGTTAATTTTATATTATTGACAGATACTCTTTATATTATACCAATAAATTACCTTTTTGTGAAATTTTATAATAATTAATTGATAATTAAATAAAATATAAATTTTGTTTATAGATTTTATTCCTAAATCACACAAATATTTCTTTAATATTTTAGTGTGTCTGCAAAGGCTATAAATTAAAAAGAGCTGCTACAAAAGTAAATATTTCATAACAGCTCCTAATATGTTTTAATCTCATATATTATACATTTTTAATATTTTATATAGTTTTATATATGTTTTTAGTTTATTATTTTTTAGTGCCTAATAGCTCTTTTAGATTGTTTATTACTGATGTTTTAACTCCTCCACCAGCCTGATAAACTTTTTCTGTGTTTTTGCTAGATAGTACATTTTTCTGAGAAGTACTTAATGACTCTCTACCTATTACAACAGGCATATCGTTTTTAGCTGCAAAGCTTCCTACAGTAAGAGCGTCTATTATCACGTCATCTTTAGAAACAACTACACCGTTTAATTTGCTTCCTGTGTAGAATTTCTTGATTATCGCTGCATTAGTGTCTTTTCTATTCCGTCCAGCAACTCTATTTTTGCTTACATCTGCAGAAACTACTTTATCTACCTGATTTATTACAGAGTTAGATATTTTCTTGTCCCCTCCTATGAAGTAAGCGTCTTTTATGCTTTCTGATCTTATGAAGTCATAAGTTTTGTTGTCTATAGAGTTTACGTTTGTAAGTAGTATAGGAGCTTTTTCTCTACCCGCAACTGAAGCTATTGATAGTGCATCTACTTCCCCAGTTCCACTACTTATGTATACTTTGCTTACGTCCGCTATTTTGTCTATCTGTTTAGCTATTTCAAGAGATGTTTCATATCTTGTGCTTCCACCTATACGAGTAACTGTCGCTTTTGTGTTGCTCTTTATGCTAGATACTACGCTTTCTGGCATAGATGCTGTTCCACCGATTACGTATACATTTGTTGGGTTTAGACGTTTTAATTCACTTATTGTGCTAGCAGGAAGTGTTTTTCCGTTTGATAGTAGCAATGGTGCGTCTTTTATTGTTGCGAAAGGTGTAGCTGATAGTCCATCGACCATGTTTTTTTCGTTTCCGTTTACGATCACTACGTTTTTCGCTCCAGAACTCCATCCTGTTTTACTTATTTTTGTTGATGTTTCGTATCTGTCTTTTCCTGACATGCTGAATAGCTGCACGTTGTAGTCCTCAGGTTTTTCTTCTTCTGGTTTTGAAGATCCTCCTCCAGAACCTCCTGAAGATGAACCTCCACCAGTTGAGCCTCCTGTATTAATATCTTTATTCAAAGTTACTGCTTTTCTACTATCTTCATTTAAGTTATTACTAGCTTCACTTGGATTAGTTCCAGTACTTGTTTGAACTTCTATATGATCTATTCTATATTCTGAATCTTTACTTCCGCTACTTAAATTTATTGTCCCTAAATTAAGATTTCCATCTTTATCAGAAAGATTTCCATTATTATTAGCTACTACAGCTATTTTTATTGTAATTTTGTCATCAGAGCCATTAACTACATTAACACTTTGTTTTGCTGTTACATTTTCATTTCCTAATTTATAACAATTGCTATTGAAAGCTATATCTCCACTTAATTTAACTACATCTATCGATACATAAAACGCATTTACTACACCAACTGAATCTATACTTAAGCTGAATGAATCGTTACTTCCTAAAAATGTTGCTTTTATAGTGTTTCCTTGATTATTTTCATTATTTTTTATACTATTATTACTCGCCATAACAGCAATTCCACTCGTCGAAAGTAATGTTGCTGCAATAGCAGTACTTATTATCTTATTTTGTTTCATAATACCTCCCACTCAGATTTATTATTTTTATTTTAACCTATTTATCTTCTTTTAAATTATAGTCTTTAGTATTTATAGATTTTACGACTTTAGGTGATTTTGTTCTAGAAACTGTTCCTATATTTGAGAAAGTTATATTATCTAAATCATTATAACTTCCAGGAAGCTTTTTATATAGTGTATCACTTACTAATCTCTGTCCTTGTGGACTTCCTGTTTTATCAAGATAATTATATCTATAAAGTTCAGCTTTAACGCTACTACTTAATTTATCGAAGTTTTCAGGTTCAGTATAGTAAATCCATGTACCAGAATCAACTTCTCCAAGAGGAGCATTTTCCGGAACATTGGCCATAAGTAAGAATGTACCTTCTATTGTTTTATTATCATCATCTATTAATAGCGGAACATTGAATGCAGGGTTACCTTTATATTCACCTGTAACAATTATAGAACCTTTAGGTATTTTTTCTCCTGATTCAAATTGTACATCTTCTTCTAACTTACCTATTCCATTTGTAAGCGTATTATCAGTTTCATTTACAGCACCTATTTCTATATTATCTCCT harbors:
- a CDS encoding ComEC/Rec2 family competence protein, with protein sequence MNLRSKFIGIILAGILSISMTFTGCSSNTTDENSSNNSSTSTSISSSDSDASNSASDTTEDQSDKSRSNNDTLSDGDVQIHFIDTGNSDAILIDDGGVAMLIDAGDNDDERAVVNYLNGRGVKDIKYLVSTHAHADHAGGLDEVVKKCKVENAFVSNGDADTRTYRDFIMALSDKGLNPTVPLEGKKFKLKNSYFEVFNTNGGSTTNNESLVVLLTHGKDKMLFTGDAEEEVEYEILNKMPDVDLLKVGHHGSHSSTTDAFLDKTKPEYAVILCGRNNKYGHPHRETMRKLKDRGIDVYRTDESGDLLFTSSGNGIKTNCKKGDYNSGSNSTAEYSSDPSYESGYSESNSSDGSDNLKTVYWTKNGKVYHKYRDCSGLRKSKSVLSGTISDSGKPRLCKRCEER
- a CDS encoding cell wall-binding repeat-containing protein translates to MKQNKIISTAIAATLLSTSGIAVMASNNSIKNNENNQGNTIKATFLGSNDSFSLSIDSVGVVNAFYVSIDVVKLSGDIAFNSNCYKLGNENVTAKQSVNVVNGSDDKITIKIAVVANNNGNLSDKDGNLNLGTINLSSGSKDSEYRIDHIEVQTSTGTNPSEASNNLNEDSRKAVTLNKDINTGGSTGGGSSSGGSGGGSSKPEEEKPEDYNVQLFSMSGKDRYETSTKISKTGWSSGAKNVVIVNGNEKNMVDGLSATPFATIKDAPLLLSNGKTLPASTISELKRLNPTNVYVIGGTASMPESVVSSIKSNTKATVTRIGGSTRYETSLEIAKQIDKIADVSKVYISSGTGEVDALSIASVAGREKAPILLTNVNSIDNKTYDFIRSESIKDAYFIGGDKKISNSVINQVDKVVSADVSKNRVAGRNRKDTNAAIIKKFYTGSKLNGVVVSKDDVIIDALTVGSFAAKNDMPVVIGRESLSTSQKNVLSSKNTEKVYQAGGGVKTSVINNLKELLGTKK